The proteins below are encoded in one region of Candidatus Binatia bacterium:
- a CDS encoding nitroreductase family protein — MNSEELLDIVRKRRSVRVYRSGNVSDKQLGMILEAARWAPSGANTQPWEFVVTRDRAKMKRVRRIYDQEWKQRKLEDPVHYKGLKKDYVGDVSALVLACADPRTMRVYLTTRQPGDREKLFQASIANAVEHMMLMAASMGLGTVWVSVREEVAPELRELFKVPEPLRLLWIIPIGHAKSWPKTKPRRKVSDFAHQEVYDLKKLRRDEDIKAWPKD, encoded by the coding sequence ATGAACAGCGAAGAACTCTTGGATATCGTGCGCAAGCGGCGCAGCGTTCGCGTCTATCGCAGCGGCAACGTTAGCGACAAACAGTTAGGGATGATTTTGGAAGCGGCGCGCTGGGCGCCGTCGGGCGCGAATACCCAGCCGTGGGAATTCGTCGTAACGCGCGACCGCGCGAAGATGAAACGCGTGCGCCGGATCTACGACCAGGAGTGGAAGCAGCGGAAGCTCGAAGACCCGGTCCACTACAAGGGGCTCAAGAAAGATTACGTCGGCGACGTGAGCGCGCTCGTGCTCGCCTGCGCCGACCCGCGCACGATGCGCGTCTATTTAACCACGCGCCAGCCGGGCGACCGGGAAAAGCTATTTCAGGCCAGCATCGCCAACGCGGTCGAGCACATGATGCTGATGGCGGCAAGCATGGGATTGGGAACGGTGTGGGTTTCCGTGCGGGAGGAAGTGGCGCCCGAGCTGCGCGAGCTGTTCAAAGTGCCCGAGCCGCTTCGTCTTCTTTGGATTATACCCATCGGCCACGCCAAGAGCTGGCCCAAAACCAAACCGCGGCGAAAAGTCTCCGACTTCGCCCACCAGGAAGTTTACGATTTGAAGAAGCTCCGGCGGGACGAAGACATCAAAGCTTGGCCGAAAGACTAA
- a CDS encoding four helix bundle suffix domain-containing protein, with product MADEKDNPQPNLIPPHGGYRELKSYQNSEIVYDATVIFCDRFIDRRSRTHDQMVQAARSGKQNIAEGSMASATSKKTELKLVNVARASLEELLLDFQDFLRHRGLALWNKDHPTAQAVRKLAYAENRSYTTYRSYIEESSPEVAANTLICLINQTNYLLDRQLRQLERQFLHEGGFTEKLYRVRSQARKNERKV from the coding sequence ATGGCGGATGAAAAGGACAACCCGCAGCCGAATTTAATCCCGCCGCACGGGGGATACCGCGAGCTGAAATCCTATCAGAACTCGGAGATCGTCTATGACGCCACGGTCATATTCTGCGATCGGTTTATCGATCGCCGTTCACGCACGCACGACCAGATGGTTCAAGCCGCGCGTAGCGGCAAGCAGAACATCGCCGAAGGCAGTATGGCATCGGCCACTTCCAAGAAAACCGAACTCAAGCTGGTGAACGTCGCCCGTGCAAGCCTCGAAGAGCTGCTTTTGGATTTTCAGGACTTTTTGCGGCACCGTGGCTTGGCTCTTTGGAACAAAGATCATCCGACGGCTCAGGCGGTAAGAAAGCTCGCTTACGCGGAAAATAGGTCCTATACGACCTACAGGTCCTATATTGAAGAATCTTCCCCTGAGGTCGCGGCGAACACGCTGATCTGCCTTATCAACCAAACCAACTATCTCCTCGACCGACAACTGCGTCAGCTTGAGCGGCAGTTTCTCCACGAGGGCGGATTCACCGAGAAACTTTACCGTGTGCGAAGCCAGGCCAGAAAGAACGAAAGGAAAGTATAG
- a CDS encoding Rne/Rng family ribonuclease, producing MKQDIYINSAPQESRIAIVEDGNLAEFLIERKQERGIAGNIYKGKVARVLPGMQAAFVDIGMDKAAFLHVSDFSTSYEGGASLISGGENEIIVERPRPAPSRRLPIEKQLTHGQEILVQVAKDPLGTKGARITSHVSLPGRYLVFMPSVSHVGISRRIDDDKERKRLKEIALSMTTEEGGFILRTASEGRSKREIQRDLAFLTKLWRGIKKQAESAGAPSLIHQDLDLVTRTIRDFFTTETHQVFVDQVKEYRRILEFVSHFMPRLKSKVSLYTEAEPIMDHFGVEKQISQALESKVWLHSGGYLVIGRTEALTAIDVNTGRFVGRRNQEETIFKTNLEAAQEVVHQLRLRNIGGIIVIDFIDMEKEGNRKRVYEALKEAIKKDKARTNILKISELGLVEMTRQRTRESLENLLLSPCSYCKGHGRVKSNVTVAYEILRAIKKEKINLQDGKRIVVRLHPDIANFLYDEESHSLDFLEREINHKIIIKAAEKLRHDEYEISTI from the coding sequence GTGAAACAGGATATCTATATCAACTCGGCGCCTCAGGAGAGCCGCATAGCCATCGTCGAAGACGGCAATCTGGCCGAGTTTTTGATCGAGAGAAAACAGGAACGAGGCATCGCGGGAAACATCTACAAAGGCAAGGTCGCCCGCGTCCTGCCGGGAATGCAGGCCGCGTTCGTCGACATCGGCATGGACAAGGCGGCTTTTCTCCACGTCTCGGACTTTTCCACCTCCTACGAGGGCGGCGCTTCGCTCATAAGCGGCGGTGAAAATGAAATCATCGTCGAGCGGCCGCGGCCGGCGCCTTCACGCCGTCTGCCGATCGAAAAGCAGCTCACGCACGGACAGGAAATTTTGGTCCAGGTCGCCAAGGACCCATTGGGGACCAAAGGCGCGCGCATCACGTCGCATGTCTCGCTTCCCGGGCGCTACCTGGTTTTCATGCCGAGCGTGAGCCACGTCGGCATCTCGCGGCGCATCGACGACGACAAGGAGCGAAAGCGGCTGAAAGAGATCGCTCTCTCGATGACGACGGAAGAGGGCGGGTTCATCTTGAGGACCGCGAGCGAGGGGCGGAGCAAGCGAGAGATTCAGCGCGACCTCGCGTTCCTGACCAAGCTCTGGCGCGGCATCAAGAAGCAGGCCGAGTCGGCGGGCGCGCCGTCGTTGATCCATCAGGACCTCGACCTCGTGACGCGCACGATACGCGATTTTTTTACCACGGAAACGCACCAGGTCTTCGTCGATCAGGTGAAGGAGTACCGCCGCATTCTCGAATTCGTCAGCCATTTTATGCCGCGGCTCAAGTCGAAGGTCTCGCTCTACACCGAGGCCGAGCCGATCATGGACCACTTCGGCGTCGAGAAACAAATCTCCCAGGCGCTGGAGAGCAAGGTCTGGCTCCACTCCGGCGGTTATCTCGTCATCGGCCGGACCGAGGCGCTGACGGCGATCGACGTGAACACCGGCCGGTTCGTGGGCCGTAGAAACCAGGAGGAGACGATCTTCAAGACCAATCTCGAAGCGGCGCAGGAGGTCGTGCACCAACTGCGCCTCAGAAATATCGGCGGCATCATCGTCATCGACTTTATCGACATGGAGAAAGAGGGGAACCGGAAGCGGGTCTACGAGGCGCTGAAAGAGGCGATCAAAAAAGACAAGGCCCGGACGAATATCTTAAAGATCTCCGAGCTGGGGCTCGTCGAGATGACGCGCCAGCGCACGCGGGAGAGTCTGGAGAATTTGCTCTTGAGTCCGTGCTCGTACTGCAAGGGACATGGGCGGGTGAAATCGAACGTCACCGTGGCGTACGAGATTCTCCGCGCAATCAAGAAGGAAAAAATCAACCTGCAGGACGGCAAGCGGATCGTCGTCCGGCTCCATCCCGACATCGCCAACTTCCTCTACGACGAGGAGAGCCACAGCCTCGATTTTCTCGAGCGCGAGATCAACCACAAGATCATCATCAAGGCGGCGGAGAAGCTCCGCCACGACGAGTACGAGATCTCGACCATCTGA
- a CDS encoding HNH endonuclease produces the protein MLNTKVLILNRSYLPIHVTSVRRAFTLLYQGIARAVNDQYQTFDYESWSHLSVSVHDESIGLVNRVIRVPRVILLVGYDRVPKRQVRFSRYNIYARDKLTCQYCGRKLPRYELNLDHVIPRSRGGTSTWENVVCSCHECNRHKGGRTPQESHMALLHKPYKPKWTPFMQETFNLARYREWLPFLNAVDVSYWNTELLE, from the coding sequence ATCCTAAATACCAAGGTTCTGATTCTCAATCGTTCCTATCTGCCGATCCACGTCACGTCAGTGCGGCGGGCCTTCACGCTTTTGTACCAGGGAATCGCCCGCGCCGTTAACGACCAGTACCAAACTTTCGACTATGAAAGCTGGAGCCACCTCTCGGTTTCGGTCCACGACGAGTCTATCGGCCTGGTGAACCGCGTTATTCGCGTCCCGCGGGTGATTCTGCTGGTCGGTTACGACCGTGTGCCCAAGCGTCAGGTGCGCTTCAGCCGCTATAACATTTACGCCCGCGACAAGCTCACCTGCCAGTACTGCGGCCGAAAGCTGCCGCGTTACGAGCTGAACCTGGACCACGTCATCCCGCGCTCGCGCGGCGGAACTTCCACATGGGAAAACGTGGTCTGCTCGTGCCATGAATGCAATCGCCACAAGGGCGGCAGGACTCCGCAGGAGTCCCACATGGCTTTGCTGCACAAGCCCTATAAACCCAAGTGGACCCCCTTCATGCAGGAGACTTTTAATCTGGCGCGCTATCGTGAGTGGCTCCCATTTTTGAATGCAGTGGATGTCTCGTATTGGAACACCGAACTTCTGGAATAG